The following proteins are co-located in the Geitlerinema sp. PCC 9228 genome:
- a CDS encoding PHP domain-containing protein yields the protein MYVPFAEAPFAQDQIFNRPQANASTLKTVFQTLQENSCPLHYNFHMHTVYSDGQLLPSEIMQQAVDIGLQGLAITDHHTTGGYRAAQRWLQEQRQTQAAKHHHGDGQSNLPLLWSGIEINAGLLGTEVHILGYGFDPDHRALQPYQQGEAVTGSAYQADRVVAAIHTAGGLAVLAHPARYRGASVEALIPEAYRLGFDGVEAYYAYGNPSPWKPTPKPTHQVKQLSRRYGLFNTCGTDTHGTNILQRL from the coding sequence TTTGCTGAGGCACCGTTTGCCCAAGACCAGATTTTCAATCGCCCCCAAGCAAACGCATCCACGCTAAAAACAGTATTTCAAACCCTACAGGAAAATAGCTGTCCCCTACACTACAATTTCCACATGCACACCGTATATTCCGACGGGCAGTTACTGCCTTCGGAAATAATGCAGCAGGCTGTTGACATCGGTTTGCAAGGATTGGCGATTACCGATCACCACACCACAGGTGGGTATCGTGCGGCCCAACGTTGGTTGCAAGAACAAAGGCAAACCCAAGCAGCAAAACACCACCACGGAGATGGCCAATCCAACTTGCCCCTGCTTTGGTCTGGCATTGAAATCAATGCTGGCTTGTTGGGAACGGAAGTTCACATTCTCGGTTACGGCTTCGATCCCGACCACAGGGCCCTGCAACCCTACCAGCAAGGAGAAGCGGTGACTGGCAGTGCCTATCAAGCCGATCGCGTAGTAGCAGCCATTCATACAGCCGGTGGTTTGGCGGTATTGGCGCATCCAGCGCGCTATCGAGGTGCCTCTGTAGAAGCGTTAATTCCAGAAGCCTATCGTCTGGGATTTGATGGGGTAGAAGCTTACTATGCCTATGGCAATCCTTCTCCCTGGAAACCCACCCCCAAACCCACCCACCAGGTCAAGCAACTCAGCCGTCGATATGGCTTGTTCAACACCTGCGGTACCGATACCCACGGCACCAACATTCTCCAACGCCTGTGA